From Vibrio crassostreae, one genomic window encodes:
- the rplS gene encoding 50S ribosomal protein L19 translates to MSNIIKALEEEQLKSDLPKFAPGDTVVVQVKVKEGDRERLQAFEGVVIAIRNRGLHSAFTVRKISNGEGVERAFQTHSPMVDSIEVKRRGAVRRAKLYYLRERSGKSARIKEKLTKK, encoded by the coding sequence ATGAGCAACATCATCAAGGCTCTTGAAGAAGAGCAACTAAAATCAGACCTTCCTAAATTCGCACCAGGTGACACTGTTGTAGTTCAGGTTAAGGTTAAAGAAGGTGACCGTGAGCGTCTACAGGCTTTCGAAGGCGTTGTAATCGCTATTCGTAACCGTGGTCTACACTCTGCATTCACAGTTCGTAAGATCTCGAACGGTGAAGGCGTAGAGCGTGCGTTCCAAACTCACTCTCCAATGGTTGATAGCATCGAAGTTAAACGCCGTGGTGCAGTACGTCGTGCCAAGTTGTACTACCTACGTGAGCGTTCTGGTAAGTCAGCTCGTATTAAAGAGAAGCTTACTAAGAAGTAA
- the trmD gene encoding tRNA (guanosine(37)-N1)-methyltransferase TrmD, giving the protein MWVGIISLFPEMFRSVTDFGVTGQAVKKGLLSIETWNPRDFTHDKHRTVDDRPYGGGPGMLMMVQPLRDAIKTAKQAAPGKTKVIYLSPQGRKLDQKGVEELATNENLLLICGRYEGVDERIIQSEVDEEWSIGDFVMTGGELPAMTLIDSVSRFVPGVLGDFASAEEDSFANGLLDCPHYTRPEVLDDKDVPSVLKSGNHKDIRRWRLKQSLGRTWLRRPELLENLALTDEQEQLLAEFIKEQRS; this is encoded by the coding sequence ATGTGGGTTGGCATTATTAGCCTTTTTCCTGAAATGTTCCGTTCTGTTACTGATTTTGGAGTAACAGGTCAAGCGGTTAAAAAAGGTCTTTTATCTATTGAGACATGGAATCCTCGTGATTTCACTCATGATAAACATCGCACTGTTGATGACAGACCTTACGGTGGTGGTCCTGGCATGTTAATGATGGTTCAGCCTTTGCGCGACGCTATCAAAACGGCCAAGCAAGCAGCACCGGGAAAGACGAAAGTTATCTATCTTTCACCTCAAGGTCGTAAACTCGACCAGAAAGGTGTTGAAGAGCTGGCAACAAACGAGAATTTACTTCTTATTTGTGGTCGCTACGAAGGGGTAGATGAGCGCATCATTCAATCTGAAGTTGACGAAGAATGGTCGATTGGAGATTTTGTGATGACGGGTGGCGAACTGCCAGCCATGACGCTGATTGATTCAGTATCTCGGTTTGTTCCGGGTGTACTTGGAGATTTCGCTTCAGCAGAAGAAGATTCTTTTGCAAATGGTTTGCTAGATTGTCCTCATTATACGCGCCCTGAGGTGCTAGACGATAAAGATGTGCCATCGGTACTCAAGTCTGGAAACCATAAGGACATTCGTCGCTGGCGATTAAAACAATCGTTGGGCCGAACTTGGCTAAGAAGACCAGAACTCCTGGAAAACCTAGCTCTGACTGACGAACAGGAACAATTACTGGCTGAATTCATTAAAGAGCAACGCTCTTAA
- the rimM gene encoding ribosome maturation factor RimM (Essential for efficient processing of 16S rRNA) encodes MSMKGKETMSEQNNRIVMGKLGSTYGIRGWLKVFSYTDNAESIFDYSPWYLNQKGKWVEYKVESWKRHGQGYVCKLAGLDVREDAQLMTNFEIAIDPASLPELSEDEFYWRELFGMQVFTTKGYDLGKVTDLLETGSNDVLVIKANLKDAFGQKERLVPYLEEQVIKKVDREARRIEVDWDPGF; translated from the coding sequence ATGTCGATGAAGGGTAAAGAAACTATGAGCGAGCAAAACAATAGAATTGTCATGGGTAAACTTGGGTCTACCTATGGTATTCGTGGCTGGCTTAAAGTGTTCTCCTACACAGACAATGCTGAAAGCATATTTGATTACAGCCCTTGGTATTTAAACCAAAAGGGTAAGTGGGTTGAGTACAAAGTTGAGAGCTGGAAACGTCATGGCCAAGGTTATGTATGTAAGCTAGCGGGATTAGATGTTCGTGAAGACGCGCAACTGATGACTAACTTTGAAATTGCTATTGACCCTGCTTCGTTACCTGAATTGTCAGAAGATGAATTCTACTGGCGCGAATTGTTCGGTATGCAAGTCTTTACTACTAAAGGTTACGACCTTGGTAAGGTCACTGACCTATTAGAGACTGGCTCGAACGATGTTCTAGTAATCAAAGCAAATCTTAAAGATGCTTTTGGCCAAAAGGAACGGTTAGTACCGTACCTTGAAGAGCAAGTGATCAAGAAAGTTGATCGCGAAGCTCGCCGGATCGAAGTTGACTGGGATCCTGGATTCTAA
- the rpsP gene encoding 30S ribosomal protein S16: protein MVTIRLARHGAKKRPFYQIVVADSRNAATGRFIEKVGFFNPTAQGQEEGLRLDLDRVNHWVGQGASLSDRVAKLVKDAQKAA from the coding sequence ATGGTAACCATTCGTTTGGCACGTCACGGTGCAAAGAAGCGCCCATTTTATCAAATCGTAGTTGCGGATAGCCGTAACGCTGCAACTGGCCGTTTCATCGAGAAAGTAGGTTTCTTTAACCCTACTGCTCAAGGTCAAGAAGAAGGTCTACGTCTAGACCTAGATCGTGTTAACCACTGGGTTGGTCAAGGCGCATCTCTATCTGATCGTGTAGCTAAGCTAGTTAAAGACGCTCAAAAAGCGGCTTAA
- the ffh gene encoding signal recognition particle protein produces MFDNLTDRLSKTLKNISGKGRLTEDNIKETLREVRMALLEADVALPVVRDFVKRVKEGAVGVEVSKSLTPGQEFIKIVQAELEAVMGESNEALNLAAQPPAVILMAGLQGAGKTTSVGKLSKLLTERDKKKVLVVSADVYRPAAIKQLETLASDVGVDFFPSSADQKPLDIANAAIDHAKKKFYDVLLVDTAGRLAIDEEMMGEIKELHTAIKPVETLFVVDAMTGQDAANTAKAFGDALPLTGVILTKVDGDARGGAALSVRHITGKPIKFLGVGEKTDALEPFHPDRVASRILGMGDVLSLIEDLQKNVDTEKAEKLAKKFKEKKGFDLEDFREQLGQMQNMGGMMGMMDKLPGMSQLPDNVKDKVDDKMFKQMEAIINSMTMKERQRPDLIKGSRKKRIAAGSGTQVQDVNRMLKQFTQMQKMMKKMQKGGMKGMMRNMQGMMGGGGGMGGMGGGFNPFGR; encoded by the coding sequence ATGTTTGATAATTTAACGGATCGTCTATCCAAAACGCTGAAGAACATCAGCGGTAAAGGTCGTCTGACCGAAGACAATATTAAAGAGACGCTGCGTGAAGTGCGTATGGCGCTACTTGAAGCCGACGTTGCACTGCCCGTTGTCCGCGATTTTGTTAAGCGCGTAAAAGAAGGCGCTGTGGGTGTTGAGGTTTCTAAATCTCTAACGCCTGGTCAAGAATTTATTAAGATCGTTCAAGCTGAACTTGAAGCGGTGATGGGTGAGTCTAACGAGGCTCTTAACCTAGCAGCGCAGCCGCCAGCCGTTATCTTAATGGCGGGTCTACAAGGTGCGGGTAAAACCACATCGGTAGGTAAGCTATCTAAGCTTCTAACTGAGCGTGACAAGAAGAAAGTCTTGGTTGTATCTGCCGACGTTTACCGTCCAGCGGCGATCAAACAGCTTGAAACGTTAGCAAGCGATGTTGGCGTAGACTTCTTCCCATCTTCAGCTGATCAAAAGCCTCTTGATATTGCAAACGCTGCAATCGACCACGCGAAGAAGAAATTCTACGACGTGCTACTTGTCGATACTGCTGGTCGTTTGGCTATCGATGAAGAGATGATGGGCGAGATCAAAGAGCTTCATACTGCAATTAAACCAGTAGAGACACTGTTCGTTGTTGATGCAATGACAGGTCAAGATGCTGCGAATACTGCAAAAGCCTTTGGCGATGCGCTACCACTAACCGGTGTTATCTTGACGAAAGTTGATGGTGATGCGCGTGGTGGTGCAGCTCTGTCTGTTCGTCATATCACAGGCAAACCGATTAAGTTCTTAGGTGTTGGTGAAAAGACTGACGCACTAGAACCGTTCCACCCAGATCGTGTTGCTTCTCGTATCCTAGGTATGGGCGACGTTCTGTCTCTTATTGAAGACCTACAGAAAAACGTTGATACCGAGAAAGCAGAGAAACTGGCTAAGAAGTTCAAAGAGAAGAAAGGCTTTGACCTTGAAGACTTCCGTGAACAGCTTGGTCAGATGCAAAACATGGGCGGCATGATGGGCATGATGGATAAGCTTCCAGGCATGTCTCAGCTACCAGATAACGTTAAAGATAAAGTTGATGACAAGATGTTCAAGCAAATGGAAGCGATCATCAACTCTATGACCATGAAAGAGCGTCAACGCCCTGACCTAATCAAAGGCTCACGCAAAAAGCGTATTGCCGCTGGTTCAGGTACACAGGTACAAGATGTAAACCGTATGCTTAAGCAGTTCACCCAAATGCAGAAGATGATGAAGAAAATGCAGAAAGGTGGCATGAAAGGCATGATGCGCAACATGCAAGGCATGATGGGCGGCGGTGGAGGTATGGGCGGAATGGGTGGTGGCTTTAACCCGTTTGGTCGATAA
- a CDS encoding cytochrome C assembly family protein, translated as MDSLIAIAAAFLYTMAISTIIPGLVHQTGIRVKTVFISALLALAFHAWLLGDLIFNASGQNLSILNVASLISLIISVVMSGAMLKTRLWFILPVVYSFAALNLMAATFLPSTFIKHLENDPKLLVHISLALFSYATLTIGALYALQLAWLDHKLKKKKALVINPNLPPLMMVERQLFKIILIGNGLLTGTLLTGLIFVQDMFAQGKAHKAVLSFIAWVIYSILLWGHYQKGWRGQKVTWFALAGASMLTLAYFGSRFVQEIILN; from the coding sequence ATGGACAGTCTTATTGCGATCGCAGCAGCCTTTCTTTATACAATGGCGATTTCCACGATCATTCCAGGTCTCGTGCACCAAACAGGAATCCGTGTAAAAACGGTGTTTATCAGCGCATTACTTGCTCTAGCTTTCCATGCTTGGTTGCTTGGCGATTTGATTTTTAATGCCAGTGGCCAAAACCTCAGTATCTTGAACGTTGCTTCATTAATCAGTTTAATCATATCTGTGGTTATGAGCGGCGCTATGCTCAAAACTCGTTTGTGGTTTATCTTACCCGTCGTTTATAGCTTCGCGGCACTGAACTTGATGGCTGCCACTTTTCTTCCAAGCACCTTCATCAAACATCTAGAGAATGACCCAAAACTGCTCGTGCACATCTCTTTGGCTCTATTCTCATACGCGACACTGACTATCGGCGCGCTATACGCCCTGCAACTCGCGTGGCTAGATCACAAACTTAAAAAGAAAAAAGCGTTGGTGATCAACCCTAACCTACCTCCTTTAATGATGGTGGAGAGACAGCTTTTCAAGATCATTCTGATTGGTAATGGCTTATTAACGGGTACTTTGTTAACCGGCCTCATCTTCGTACAAGATATGTTTGCTCAAGGGAAAGCGCACAAGGCTGTGCTGTCTTTTATCGCTTGGGTTATCTACTCCATCCTTCTATGGGGTCACTATCAGAAAGGTTGGCGTGGACAAAAAGTCACGTGGTTTGCACTCGCGGGTGCCAGCATGCTCACATTAGCCTACTTCGGTAGTCGCTTCGTTCAGGAAATCATCCTGAACTAG
- a CDS encoding HlyC/CorC family transporter — MDDISTGILFALLACLIVISGYFSGSETGMMSLNRYRLKHLANTGHKGAKRVEKLLNRPDRLIGLILIGNNLVNILASAIATILGMRIYGDIGVAIATGTLTLVILVFAEVTPKTIASLFPERVSYASSILLMILMKVLSPLVILVNFITNGFIRILGVKASHDATDHLSSEELRTVVNEAGSLIPQRHQDMLVSILDLEHVTVNDIMVPRNEITGIDINDDWKSIVRQLTHSPHGRVVLYRDQIDEVVGMLRLREAYRLMLEKNEFNKETLLRAADEIYFIPEATPLNIQLLKFQRNKQRIGLIVDEYGDINGLVTLEDILEEIVGEFTTSIAPSLSEEITPQSDGSFLIEGSANIRDINKGLQWALPTDGPRTLNGLILEHLEDIPESHLSVQVASHPMEIVELEENRIKQVRVFPQIVNG, encoded by the coding sequence TTGGACGACATATCAACGGGTATCTTATTTGCGCTACTCGCGTGTCTCATTGTAATTTCTGGTTATTTCTCTGGTTCCGAAACGGGCATGATGTCCCTGAACCGCTACCGTTTAAAGCACTTGGCCAATACGGGTCATAAAGGTGCCAAACGTGTAGAAAAACTTCTGAACCGCCCAGACAGATTGATTGGTCTCATTCTTATCGGCAACAATCTCGTCAACATTCTTGCATCTGCGATCGCTACTATTCTTGGTATGCGCATCTACGGGGATATCGGTGTGGCTATCGCTACTGGTACCCTGACTCTCGTGATCCTCGTGTTCGCCGAGGTAACACCAAAGACCATCGCTTCTCTATTTCCTGAACGTGTCTCTTACGCGAGTAGTATCCTTTTGATGATACTGATGAAGGTGCTGTCACCATTAGTGATCTTGGTCAACTTCATTACCAACGGCTTCATTCGTATCTTAGGTGTCAAAGCCAGCCACGATGCGACCGACCACTTAAGCTCAGAAGAGCTTAGAACCGTGGTAAATGAAGCAGGTAGCCTAATCCCTCAGCGTCACCAAGATATGTTGGTGTCTATTCTAGATTTAGAGCACGTCACCGTGAACGACATCATGGTGCCACGTAATGAAATTACTGGTATTGACATCAATGACGACTGGAAATCTATCGTTCGCCAACTGACTCACTCGCCTCATGGCCGCGTGGTGCTGTACCGTGACCAAATAGATGAAGTGGTTGGCATGCTTAGGCTGCGTGAAGCTTACCGTCTGATGCTTGAAAAGAACGAATTCAATAAAGAGACCCTATTGCGTGCAGCGGATGAGATCTACTTTATTCCTGAAGCGACACCACTCAACATTCAGCTACTTAAGTTTCAACGCAATAAACAGCGTATCGGTTTGATTGTTGATGAATATGGCGATATCAACGGCTTGGTTACCTTGGAAGATATTCTGGAAGAGATCGTTGGTGAGTTTACCACCTCAATTGCGCCAAGTTTATCTGAAGAGATCACACCACAAAGTGATGGTAGCTTCTTAATTGAAGGCAGCGCCAATATCAGAGACATCAACAAAGGCTTGCAGTGGGCACTGCCTACCGATGGCCCTAGAACGCTGAATGGTTTGATACTGGAACACCTTGAAGATATTCCAGAGAGTCACCTGAGTGTTCAGGTTGCCAGCCACCCAATGGAAATCGTTGAACTCGAAGAGAACCGTATCAAGCAGGTGCGTGTGTTCCCACAGATCGTGAACGGCTAA
- the luxS gene encoding S-ribosylhomocysteine lyase, with the protein MPLLDSFTVDHTRMNAPAVRVAKTMQTPKGDTITVFDLRFTAPNKDILSEKGIHTLEHLYAGFMRNQLNGSDVEIIDISPMGCRTGFYMSLIGTPTEQQVADGWLAAMQDVLKVESQNKIPELNEYQCGTAAMHSLDEAKEIANAIIAAGISVNKNDELALPESMLQELKID; encoded by the coding sequence ATGCCTTTATTAGATAGTTTCACTGTTGATCATACACGCATGAACGCACCGGCAGTTCGTGTTGCTAAAACAATGCAAACCCCAAAAGGGGATACCATCACTGTGTTTGACCTGCGTTTTACTGCGCCAAACAAAGACATCCTATCTGAGAAAGGTATCCATACTCTAGAGCACCTATACGCTGGTTTCATGCGTAATCAATTGAACGGTTCAGATGTAGAGATCATCGATATTTCACCGATGGGCTGCCGTACTGGTTTCTACATGAGCTTGATTGGTACGCCTACAGAGCAACAAGTAGCTGACGGTTGGTTGGCAGCGATGCAAGACGTACTGAAAGTTGAGAGCCAGAATAAGATCCCTGAGCTGAACGAATACCAATGTGGTACCGCAGCAATGCACTCTTTGGATGAAGCGAAAGAGATCGCGAATGCGATCATCGCTGCAGGCATCTCTGTAAACAAGAATGATGAACTGGCACTGCCAGAGTCTATGCTGCAAGAGCTTAAAATCGACTAA
- a CDS encoding transglycosylase SLT domain-containing protein: protein MERKQALLGQPTRVSSKWLPVVTVGVVSSLLVGCATPPPKQQDNLCSIFREHPSWYEDALDMQEEWGTPINVAMAFVKQESSYRHDARPPKDYILGFIPWGRVSSAYGYAQAQDPAWEDFQKATNNGGSRTNFDDALMFIGWYTSETRRQLGISLWDPYNQYLAYHEGRGGYKRKSYNSKPSLIKVARKVEQQAKDYGWQLKQCRKELEDNRSWFF from the coding sequence GTGGAAAGGAAGCAAGCCTTATTAGGTCAGCCTACTCGTGTGAGTAGTAAATGGTTACCTGTGGTGACTGTTGGTGTTGTCTCTAGCCTATTGGTTGGATGTGCAACGCCACCGCCAAAGCAGCAAGATAATTTGTGTAGCATCTTTCGAGAGCACCCTTCATGGTATGAAGATGCTTTGGATATGCAAGAAGAGTGGGGCACGCCGATTAACGTTGCGATGGCTTTTGTGAAACAAGAGAGTAGCTATCGTCATGATGCGCGCCCACCTAAAGATTACATTCTTGGCTTTATACCGTGGGGGCGTGTAAGCAGTGCCTACGGTTATGCACAAGCTCAAGATCCTGCTTGGGAAGACTTCCAAAAGGCGACCAATAACGGTGGCTCAAGAACCAACTTTGATGATGCATTGATGTTCATCGGTTGGTATACCAGCGAGACGCGTCGTCAATTGGGCATCTCACTGTGGGACCCGTATAACCAATACCTAGCTTATCATGAAGGCCGTGGTGGTTATAAGCGCAAGTCATACAACAGCAAGCCATCGTTGATTAAGGTGGCGCGCAAAGTCGAACAGCAAGCAAAAGATTATGGATGGCAGCTGAAACAGTGCCGCAAAGAACTAGAAGACAATCGAAGCTGGTTTTTCTAA
- the gshA gene encoding glutamate--cysteine ligase codes for MTDFAARLKQVATNPKTFSQFGRGVERETLRYTEDGHLATGPHPEALGSALMNEWVTTDFSESLLEFITPVSNDVPTLLNQLSDIHHFTQTKLDGEKLWPLSMPCYVGSEDYIQLAQYGTSNNGKMKTLYREGLKRRYGSLMQIISGVHFNFSFPESFWDSLFGEQTEEARCEAKSDAYFGLIRNYYRFGWLIPYFFGASPALCSSFIKGRETSLPFEKIGETLYLPKATALRLSDLGYTNSAQSVLKIGFNSLDQYLEGLNQAIRTPSEEFAEIGTKVDGEYRQLNSNVLQIENELYAPIRPKRVAKSGEKPSEALARAGVEYIEVRSLDVNPFSSIGINEQQVRFLDLFLTWSVLTDSAEMDNCELECWRDNWNKVILEGRQVGLELQIGCHGERLSLQDWAKRVFKDLRSIAEMMDAEQGGRAYQETCDTLEAWIDNPELTISGQLLEETKKLGGLGKVGCALGKTYAEQHKAHQYKVYSAELMEAEVQRSVTAQQQSEEASTQDFDSFLADYFSYLKA; via the coding sequence TTGACTGATTTTGCTGCGCGACTAAAGCAAGTTGCAACCAACCCTAAGACCTTCTCTCAATTCGGTCGTGGTGTTGAAAGGGAAACATTACGCTACACGGAAGATGGGCACCTTGCTACTGGGCCGCACCCTGAGGCTTTGGGATCTGCGTTGATGAACGAATGGGTAACGACCGATTTCTCTGAGTCGCTACTGGAATTTATCACGCCTGTTTCTAACGATGTTCCGACGCTTTTGAATCAGTTGTCTGATATCCATCACTTCACGCAAACCAAGTTAGACGGCGAAAAGCTATGGCCGCTTTCTATGCCTTGTTACGTTGGCAGTGAAGATTACATTCAACTAGCGCAATACGGCACCTCTAACAACGGTAAGATGAAGACGCTATATCGTGAAGGCTTAAAGCGCCGTTACGGTAGCTTGATGCAGATTATCTCTGGTGTTCACTTCAACTTCTCTTTCCCAGAAAGCTTTTGGGATAGCCTGTTTGGAGAGCAAACAGAAGAAGCGCGTTGTGAAGCTAAGTCAGATGCTTACTTCGGTTTGATTCGTAACTACTACCGCTTTGGTTGGTTAATCCCATACTTCTTCGGTGCTTCACCTGCGCTATGTTCTTCTTTCATCAAAGGAAGGGAGACAAGTCTGCCTTTTGAAAAGATTGGCGAGACACTGTATCTACCAAAAGCAACGGCACTGCGCCTGAGCGATCTTGGTTACACTAATAGTGCGCAAAGTGTATTGAAGATTGGTTTCAACAGCCTAGACCAATACCTTGAAGGTTTGAATCAAGCGATTCGCACACCATCAGAAGAGTTCGCTGAGATTGGCACTAAGGTTGATGGTGAATACCGTCAACTCAATAGCAATGTACTGCAAATTGAGAATGAGCTGTATGCTCCAATCCGTCCTAAGCGTGTGGCGAAGAGTGGTGAGAAACCATCTGAAGCACTCGCTCGTGCTGGTGTTGAGTACATAGAGGTTCGTTCTTTAGACGTAAACCCATTCAGCTCAATTGGTATCAATGAGCAGCAAGTTCGCTTCTTGGACCTATTCCTTACGTGGAGTGTACTAACAGACTCTGCCGAGATGGATAACTGTGAACTTGAGTGCTGGCGCGATAACTGGAACAAGGTGATCTTAGAAGGTCGTCAGGTTGGTTTAGAGCTGCAAATCGGTTGTCATGGTGAGCGATTGTCTCTGCAAGATTGGGCGAAGCGTGTCTTTAAAGACCTACGCTCTATTGCCGAGATGATGGACGCTGAACAAGGTGGTCGTGCATACCAAGAAACCTGCGATACGCTTGAAGCTTGGATTGATAACCCAGAGCTGACCATTTCTGGCCAGTTGCTAGAAGAGACTAAGAAGTTAGGTGGCTTAGGTAAAGTGGGCTGTGCGTTAGGTAAAACGTATGCAGAGCAGCACAAAGCACACCAATACAAAGTTTACTCAGCTGAGTTGATGGAAGCAGAAGTTCAACGCTCTGTGACTGCTCAGCAACAAAGTGAAGAAGCAAGCACTCAAGATTTTGATAGCTTCTTAGCGGATTATTTTTCGTATTTAAAAGCATAG